Part of the Melopsittacus undulatus isolate bMelUnd1 chromosome 14, bMelUnd1.mat.Z, whole genome shotgun sequence genome is shown below.
CAGTCCCCTCACCTGGGGGTGCTGTACCCCGGCTGCATCCTCCCTGCCCCGGTCCCATTCCCCTCTGCAtcaccccagctctgcagggatgcGGTGCTCCCATGGAGCAGGGCTCAgggctctccccatccctgctgtgggatGAGGAACACAAGAGCAGGGGACAAACACCCATGGCCCAGCACCGgtgtccccacagccccattccctgctccacagctgcctCTCCTGGTTCCAGCCCCAGGCTCCGCTGGCAGCACTTGGGTTtcattcctccctcctcccccattcCCTcttggaaaggaggaaaagaatagAGCCTTTGTTGGGCTGCTGCGGCCAAGGCACCGAGCGAGGAGCTGCACGGGGTAAGGGGCTGCCGGGCACAGCCGCCTGGCCTGGATTATGGCATTCCTGTGCCTTTGACTCGGGAGAAGTCAGCCCTGCCCCTCAATGCCTTGTAAAGGGACCTGGGGTTTGCTGGCAATGAAACACTCCAGAACCTTGCTGCTGGCTTCCCACTTTTAtggaaattaatattaatagGTCCTGGAGTTCCGTCTCTGTACAGATATATACAAACAGGGAATGGTGTCGTATTTACATCATTAAGTTAATTAGGATCTATATAAAAAAGAACAGCTTTCCAAATCGGTGTCCTATGTACAGACAGCAGAGGTGAGCTCACGTCCTTGGCGCGGTCACATTGACAGTGTAATGTACACCAACCATTACCGCCggccccacagcagccaggcACCGACGGGAACAAGGATCCTGCTCCTTTAGGGCTTTTCCTGCTCCTCGGGACCCAGCAGGGAATAGTGCTTCTGCCTCCTGAGGCACCACAGGGTCTATTCGTGTAATGTACACTACAGCGCTCCGTGGATCCCATGGAAGGCACAGGGCTCGTGCTCGGGTCATGGATGCTCTGGACCACAGCGGCTGCTCCAGCCCCGGAGAGCCCCAGTGCAGCTCACACGATGCTGGCCAGCTCTGTGTTGTCCGACTCggagctgctgttgctctcctcCCTGCAGGAAACGGGTTGGGAATGAGGCACAGAGTGAGCTGCAGCCCTACATGAGCTTCCTTTAGCAAGCGGGGCGGGTTCCCACTGATCCCAAGCACTTCACGCCATCACTTTGGAAGCTGGGATTGGGAAAACCAACCAGGCCATCCCTCACCCCACCACCCACAGCTCCCGGAGGGTTCCCGGACAAGTCACACTGTGTTCCAACCAGTCTGGGCCTGATCCTGCTCCCACACACCCCTCTGGCGTGCAGCgctccatagcacagcacacGCTcacctcagctcctgcagggctTTCTTGTTCTTCCTCCGCTTCTCCTCGTCGATGGGGTACAGCTTGAACAGGAGCAGGCccagcaggatcaggcccacGGGCACAGCCGACACCAGCATCTTCAAGGTGAAGTTCACATcactgggctgggagcagccccgGGTCTGGTACCCTGCAAAGCTGGGGACAGAAAGGTACCTTCAGGCAAAGGAAACTGAGCTGGTAGGAGATGAGCTTgtccctgcaggcagaggggcagAGCCACAGTGGGATTGAGACCCCCCCATTTCCCTGCCAGCCCTTGGGAAGCAGGGATGCTCGGATGCAGAGGTGCAAGGCTggctccccccccctccctgccctcaGCTCCCATGCAAGGACTCACTCTAAGCTGAGCGTGGAGATGCCCAGGGAGACGCCAGAGGTAAACTTGGTGAAGAAGAcataaaaggagaagaaaatggctTCATGGCCATGGGAGTCAGGATGCTGCAGCTTGAAGTCATCTATGACATCCGGGAGCATGGACCTGTGCAGACAGCAGGGTGGTGAGCACCAGGACTGAGCCAACAAAGGGTTTCCTCTCCCTGCCGAGAGGATTTCCCTTCATGAGCTCTATCTTGGGATGAAAACATCCCGAAAAGGCCTCCAGGGATCTCCAACCACTGCAGCCCTGGAAAGGCCTCACTTGGCACCAGGACCCTGCACTCaccagggcaggaggaaggcgGCTGCGACGCTGATCCCAGCTGCGACAGCCACGATGTAAGTGATGATGAGGTTACTGTCCAGGAGAACCACCACGATGAGGAAGGGGATGGCAGACTGGAGAGGggacacaaaccaggctggcaCCAGCGGTACCCGACCCAGGCACCAAACCCTGCttagcagcagccctgctcacCCCACATGGGAAACACCATCCTCATGGCTGATGGGGACCACTCACCGAGATGCCCACGTAGACAGCTGTCTTCTTCCCAAAGCGGGTGAGGAACCACTGCCAGAGGGGAATGGTCAAGGTGGCCGAGAGCTATGGGAAGAGAAGGGGGTGATGGAGTCATTCACTGGCGGAAAAGCTCTTTGCAgcaaggagcagccccagggcaCAGCCTCCCTCATCACATGAAgtcatgggatggtttgggttgaagggacattaaagctcctccagctccaacctcaacaccttccactggagcagctgctccaagcccctgtgtccaacctggccttgagcactgccagggatggggcagccacagcttctctgggcaccctgtgccagcgcctcagcaccctcacagggaacagcttctgcctcagagctcagctcagtctcccctcgggcaggttcaagccattccccttggcctgtccctacatcccttgtcccaagcccctctccatgttccctgcagcccctttaggcactggagctgctctcagctctccccttcaggagccttctcttgtccaggctgccccagcccagctctcccagcctggctccagagcagggatgctccagccctcgcagcagctccatggtcctctgttgctgctgccccagagctggatcagcaCCACAGGGGGGTCTATTTCCAGCTCTTCCCCCCACTCCAGGGCTGTcacacagccctgctcctgccctcaccCCATTCCTCACCTGCCTCCACTCCTGGGAAGTGGAGCTGCAATTGGAGCAGGAGCATGGGGCCACTCCTGCCGCAGCACCCGGGGGCACAGCAGGTACCAACCTAcacccagctccatcctcagtgctgggaatggacCCGATCTCGACACCACTGCCTGCACACCCCATGGCCAAGAGCCAGGCTCCTGGGACCTTGGCACCTTGGACCTCTCCacccctgtgagcagggagcATGGGAAGGGCTCCACAGATGAGGAGCTGGAAAAGGCTCTCAAGGAGTTGTTTTGCTCCATCTTCCTGGCAGTAAACACTGAGATCCTTTTCTcgagggggggaagggagatAAGTGGCAGGATTTGGACAAAAGGCCCCCatggctcctgctctgccctgtcTCTGGCCGCTTCACACGGGAACAAAGGCTCCCCTGTTCCTACCAACTCGCCTGGGCTTTGCAGGACATTTGGCAGCTCCTTCTCCTGGGAGACCTTCGGTCACTGTCCCCACATCAGCCCATTGCAGCCCCATGGCctccatccccatagcccctattGCTCCTGGGAGCACCTATCCTGGCCCCAGGACGGGGCCATACTCACCATGATGGCCAAGAGGACGTTCTGGAACTCGTTGCGGAAGCCCAGGGTGTAGGTGCAGAAGAGGGCAAAGTTCCCCTCCAGCAGCTGTGGAGGAAGCAGATGATGGTCAAGAGGGGATGGGAGCCCAGCATCCGAGGGCATCCCCCCCATCCGAGGGCATCCCCCCCTCATCCGAGGGCATCCCCCCATCCGAGGGCATCCCCCCCATCCTCTCTGCCCgaggcagctcccagcccaCCCGGATCCAGTCTGGTCCCTGCAGCCATGCCCAGGCTGTGCTTACCATGAAGGCCAGGGAGGTGAAGAGGAAGCCGGCAATGAGCTTGATGTAGGCTCCATGGTTCATCACCAGCTTCAGCCCCTGGAAGAAGGAGACAGGCTCGTCCGACTGCAGCTCAGAGGACTCTGGGGAGCAAATGAGCCCATCATTAGACCCACACAAACAGCAGCCTTGGGTGCAAGGCCATCAGTGCCTCTTGcctgctgctgagcaccctgCCCACCTACAGCATCCCAGGGCAATGCCTCACGCACGGGTCCATCAGCCCCATGGCGAGGAGATGATGATCGGGTGACTGACCCAGGGTAAGCGGAGCTGgttgcagagcagagcaagggaAGAACACAAGGCCCTGGACTTTGGCTGTGGTGTCACCCCGGGGTGCCCTAATTTGCACTGGCAAACCTTGGCCAGGCAGAGCTGTGCGTGATAACGTTTATCTCtgatggagcagagcagagagccAAGTCCTCATGCTGTGCTCTAATGTACCCTGAGGATGCTCTGGCTCCTGCAGCACCTtccccagagctcagctcctcctgccccaaTCCCCCAGGGCTGGAGCCATGGACAAGGGAccaggagcagagccagggcagcccctgcagcagccaccatgctcccagcacccaggaTGTGGGGCCGAGGCCGGGATGGAGCTATTACAGAAGGCTCAGTAAGGGCCTCACCTCTCTTCTCCCGGACCCCCACCGACAGCACCACGGCACAGAGGATGTAGAGCCCCCCGATGACCCCTGCAGCGATCATGTAGGCATTCCTCTGGGGAAACAGGAGGGAATCATGAGCAATGGGGATGTCCCAGTAACAGAGGGGTTGGGAAGGTGGTGGTCCCCCCCCCCTTACTGTGTCTGTGAGCGAGCCGGTGTCGTGGGTCATGTTCAGCTCCTCCATGGCCACCGAGGAGTTGGCTTTGCCAATGAAGAGGGGGCTCTCGATGCAGGGGGTAACTGCCTTGCCCACGATCTGGCCCTGGATGGCAGTGCCCAGCACGGTGCCCAGCACTTCCACTGTCATTCCTGGAGGGAGAACCAGCAGGactcagcccagctctgcagctcccacacATCACCAAGTGATGAAgccacagggaaggaaagggtctgatggggaaactgaggcaaggaGAGAGGCCAAGGCTCAGTCATGGCTGCTGCATGGCACAGAGAAGGAAGCACTCACGGTAGGCAGTGGCTGAGTCCCGCTcgctctgctccctgctgatGAACATGGTCAGTGCTGAGTAAGGCACATGGAAACACTGCAACAGCACGAGGAGAGTTAGCTCAGAGGTGCTGCAACAGCCAATGGgacctggggctgctcagcGAGGTGAAGGATCCATCCTCTCCATCGCTCACCCACGGgccctgctgtgagcagagcccAACTCACCGTCACAAGGGTCTGGAAGATGCAGTAGAAGACAAGGTACCACATCACTTGGCCTCTGGAGATGTCCGGCACAAACCAGATGAGGAAGTAGGAGATGACAGCGAATGGGGTGGAGAAGATGATCCTATGGGAGAACACAGTGTTAGCCTTATAGGCACACAGCCCCCGGGTAACCCCAacagcccagctctccccatTGCAACACATCCATTGGGGTTCAGCATCTGATTTAGGGGGCTCCTTGGATGCTCCCATCCCTGGCCCCATTCTCCCCCCCAGGCAGCCCTGCCATGTGTCCAGCAGGGTGCAATCCCCTCCCTTGTCCCAGCAGGGACTGGGgagcagccaggcagcacagcccagctcccagcagccaAATGCCTCTCACCAGCTTGGCTCTGCTGCCATGGCCCCCCCCGAGCCTGGGGTCACCTCCGTtcgggcagggatggggcaaacCAGGAGCCAACAGCAGCCTGGCTCCCTCTCCACCCTTCCCAGAGCTGCGGGTACAGGGACACACGATGTGAAGCACAACAGGGGATAGGGAAAGGGGGCATTGCTCAAGGGCTGGGCTTTGGCAACAGTCCCGGCACTGGCCAACGAGGGTGACGGCAGCAGGAAGCCACCAAGATCATCTCTTTGCTTCATCATAACCcttgccctgctgcagcccaggcagggagcagctctgcccagcaccAGGACACCACAAACACCCAgatcccccccatcccttgAGGAGCACGGGAGGAATTCCTCCTCCTCGGCAGAAGGGAGCCAGATGTTGAGGCTGCATCCACATCTGTTTAGGGATGGGGTTTGCTTGGGGATTTACGAGCACTGCACAGACTGGGGATGAGGAACAAAGTCGGCACAACCGGACACAGGAGAGAGCCCTGCGCACTCAGGGCTTCCCCTCGGCTGCGGGGACAGGGAGATCTTTCCATCGGGCTGACGTACAGGACACATGGTTTCAagctgggggaggaggaggaggaggaggaagaaggggaggaggaggaaagaggcaGAACCGAATCCTACAGACGGGGAGCACCCGACACATGCACATTCTTCTATGTACACGTCACCGACGGgacggggatggggggggggggggtatggggcacGTTGGGCTCCAGCcgctcctctcccctctcccgCAGTGTGGAGTGGGGCAGCGGTGAACGAGTCCCTGTGCGGCCATAGGGGCCCAGGGCAGCTCCGGAGGCTGCGGTGACGCGAGCGGCGCTCATTGGCCGCACCGGGATGGTGTGTTCCTTTGTGCCGCGCTCGCACacccctgcccagccccacacccctgcccagccccacacccctgcccagccccacGGCTcctggggggcaggggggggcagagctggggctgttcgGGCACCGAGGAGCGGCTTCGGGAGCAGCGCGGCGCTGGTGGAGGGGATGCGGAGGCGAGGCCGGGATGGAACACGCACAATGGGCTTTCCAAAGGGAAGAACCGAAAGGGAAAGAGGTGGTGGCCATCGGGGGAGGTCCAAAGAGCTGCAGGAGCCCCATCCACCGGCAGCCGCCTGGGGCTCGGCCAGACCCTTCAGAGGGATAAACCCTCACACATGGGGGGGTTACACGGGGTCAGGCAGCAGCTCTTGGCCCCGGTTTCCCATAGGGATAcggaggcagcagctccaggaggtTTGGACTCAGCTCAGCTCCATCCAGGCTGGACTCAAGAAGTTGCCATTGGTGCACAGCAGCGAGCGGAGGGGCCCGGCAGCAGCCAAAGCTCCGGCTCAGGCTCAGCCTAAGGAAGCCGGAGCCGTTTGCAGCcgctccatccccacccccgGCCCGAGGACAGAGATTACAGAGCCCGGCTCTAATCTCCAGACCCCAGCCCCTGCCGCACGCGCGGCTGCACAGCAGCTATTTCAGGCCGTGCATGGAGCCGCTGCCCAGAGCTATTCCAGGAAAGCCTGGAAGCAGAGGGTATAATCTGTGGGGGAAAGGACCGTGTCCCTCTCATTCCACTCCCCCCATGCCCACCCTCTTGGCTGCATTGTATGTCAGCAACCCCACAGGCGCCCAGGACCTGGGTTATTTTAGCACAGGACACACCATGTCCACGCTTTGGCATTAACACCCTGCAACACGTCATGTCCTGTCCAGGGGCAGGTGTTCACACACATCCTATGTCTGCCCTGGGTGCAGACACGAATCCTTCTGGGGCTTTACAACCCCCATCCCATCTGCTCTGACTCCCTTCGGCATCCCCTtgctcagcaccctgctccCGAGGGCGGCAGAAGTGCTCATGTGCAGACATCCCGATCCCCAACAGCTGTTTCCCTGCCCCAGGAGCATCCTCGTGACTGTCAGCCGGCATTCCCACCATGGCCCCGCATCCCCCGTCCCTCCTGCCCAGGCGTGTGCTGCCGTCTGCTCAGCAGCCACCCCAGGAACAGAGTCCAGCATCAGAACGTGGCACCAGGACAGGTCTcggggcagcaggagctgctgcaggcacagggacacaggggACAGCCAGGCCCAGCTTGGGACCAGTCAGAGCCACAGGCACTGACTGGGAGCCCAAGTTGTTGGCAGCACCTTGGGGCTTTTCGGGGCACTTGGCACCTGACCTGGGTGAAATAGGGCATCAGCACGTCCGGCCCCACAAACCTCGTGCCAAGGGACACCCAAAGCTGACTGGGAGCGCTATGACACACCAGGCAGAgatgtgggtgctgcaggcGGCTCTTACCAGGGCATCAGGCGGCCAAAGCGGGTCCATGATGTCTTGCTGATGAAGAAACCCACCATGGGGTCTGTGACAGCATCCCAGGCTCGCCCCACAAACAGGATGATGGAAGCGGAGAAAGGGTCCAGCTGCAGGAAGATCTCATGTCAGGACACACAAAACCCCATGgccctggctgccctccctGAGCTCCTCAGCACCCCCCCAACTGCACAGGGACCCCACAGCCTCATCCTCTGCTCACTTGCAGGAGGATTTGAGTCAGGGTGACCCAGTCCCTCTCATCATTGCCCAACCACGCTCCTTCCTCACCAAACTCCCACAtctcagagcagagctccctCAAACCCCCCCACAGCCACCACGAGGTGCCCACGGGTGCTCTCCCTTCCCGTTCCACACCAAACGCTGCGGCTTTGTGGGCCGGTTCCCGATCCCACGGAACACACACCGCGACCCCGTCTGTTACCGCCCGGGGCAGCGAGGCACGGAACCCGCAGGACCaggaccgggaccgggaccgatcccccccccagccccagccctgccccggCCGTACCTGAGCCACGTCCAGGAGGTAGATCTGAAGGAAGAAGCCGAGCGCGCAGCCCGTGATCTGGTAGGGAGCCCCCCCGACGGCGTAGCACAGTTTGCTGCACACCGACAGCCGCTCCCGGCTCTCCTGCAACGGGATCCGCGTTAGAGACACCGGGACCCCTCACACCCCCCATGCCCGGTCCCGTCCGGTCCcgtcccccccagccccggtACTCACCCTGCACCGAGCCTGGCAGCGGGCGGGCGGAAGGAGCCCCCCGGCCCGGgcccgctccgctccgccgcCCCCGGCCATGCCGTGCGCGATGAATGGGGCTGCGCCGCCGCCAGCGCGGGCCTTGTACCGGCTGCGCCCCGCCCCGGAACGGctccgcctcctcctcctcctccggccCGGCCCttcctccacccccccccccccctcccgctcatcctcatccccccccctccatcccttccctttctgcatCCCCCTCATCGCagtcacagagtggtttgggttgggaaggaccttaagggcatccggttccaaccctggctatgggcagggactcctcacactgGCACCCAAGCCCcctccaacctggctttgaacactgccagggatggggcatttgtcacttctctgagcaccctgtgccagcgcctcagcaccctcacagcctgaacttgccctgtttcagcctgaacccatcaccccttgtcctgtcactgcagtccctaatgaagagtccatccccagcatccctgtatccgcCTTcggacactggaagctgctctgaggtctccaagcagcttctcttctccaggctgaacagcctcatttccctccatcctcctcccccAGGTACCCTCACTGATGGCAGAGGCTGCATTAGCCCACAAAGGGACAGGGCTGGAAGAGGCACCATCACCCTCCTGCCCCTTCATTCCCTATGGCACCAGCCAGTgagggctgggggctgcagaCCCTCAGTGCCAGCCCCAGCATAGCCCCACACTTAACCCCTCTCTGTGTGGGTCCATGGATGGGGCCTGGCTCTGCACAACAGCTTCAACCGGTGATGGAGGCTCCTGGTCCCCAGCACTTTGCCCTGTGCCACCGTGGTGTCCTCCGTGCCCGACAGCCACGTGGACACCGATCCCGGCACCTCTCGGCTGTGCCgggtgctgtttgctgctgttgggTGCACGAGGCCTGTGCCACTGTGTTACCACAGTGACAGCCACCAGCTCTGCTCGGCTCAGGCCACCAGGGTCAAAGATCGCCCTGGGATGTGCTATGAGACGGGGCTGTGGTGCGGGGCTGAGCCAGCAGGGCCAGCGTGGCAACCGGGGCCACTGCCTGGCTGCCAATTGGAGCTGCGCTGGTCTGGGGACAGGGGCCGGTAGCTGGAacctgggatgcagcagcccTTGCACTGGGGATGAGCAGGATGGGTGACTGCTGCCATGCAGCTCCAAGCACTCCCCAGTGTGAGCTGCACTCCTCAGGGTGCTGAGCTCAGCTGTGTCACTGCTGTCTCAGGGTTTCCAGCCCCCCAATGTGCAGTGGGTTCCCCTGCTCAcagggcacagcacagccctgcatccGGCCACGCTGGgtgctcagggatgctgtgccCCAGGCATGGGGCCATGGGAGGCTTCAGGATGTCTGAATGTGCTCAGTGACACAAACACCCTGAAGCAGGATGAGGTGTGGGCACCACCCCCGGCCTGGCCAGTCCAGCAGAGACCTGCCtggtgctctgtgctgagctggCTCCAGTGCATCAGGCACCCACAGCCTCAGGACAGACCCAGGCTGAGCTGggagccccacatcccccaggAGGAAGGAACAGGCTCGTTCCTGTGGTGGCACTTGCCTCCTGGAGGGATCAGGCTCTCAGCTCCCCATCGTGTTCAGACCCAGCGCTATTGCTCTGCTCCCTTTGTTCCAAGCTTTTGGCATTCCTGTCCTTGAGAGAAACACTGAGGAATTGCCTCTTGGGCAAACGGAGCTTTAGGGGAACAATGAGCCGTGCTTTGTGCCAGAGGCTGTGCTGACAGGCTGCAGATAGTGCAGCCCTGCCTTGCAAGTGGAGTGGGAGAAACCAAAGACCGGGATTTCCTCAGATTAGGAGGATTTTCACTCACAAACCTGGTATTGCACAATTCCCCATGGGGGGTTTGGATCTCCCTCCTGAGCAGATGCACAGGGAGATCCTCATGGCAATAAATGCACCACCAAGGGCTGATGCCAGTGGGgttgcagctgcagcagctcccaccaaGCTTGGTGTCCTCAGCAGGTGGGTAGGACTGGGCCACTCACAGGCTCACCCTTGGCACCAGCACCACGGTGATGGTCTCACAGGCAGGACTGGAACTCAAACACCCCTCTGACAGTGATGCTGTCGTGATCCCAGAACTGGGAACACCACCAGGCTCCTGAGGTGACCCTTTAGGGGCTGGGACCCAGGCGCTTGCCCTTGGGGACATGGCTGgggacagggatagggatgggagcTGCTCCGGAAGATGACGGCTCCACCACCCCACCTCCCACCCACACCTCCGGCTGCCTTGGATCTGTCACAACCTGGAGCTGAGCAAGCGTGAGCGCATCCGAAACCAGACAGCCCTGCCAGGACCGGGAGCACCGGCCTGGGGACACATGGGGCTGGTGAGGGGCTGTGGGATGCTCCTCAGCTTGGGGCTGCAGAGCTTCTCCAGGGCTTGGGGCATCTCATAACAGAAGGCAGGTGTGCAAATGGGTCCTGGGGGGGTGTGTAAGGAAGCAGCAGGACTGGAGCTGATGATGCTTTTGCCTCCCTCTTCTCTGTATTTCACTG
Proteins encoded:
- the MFSD2A gene encoding sodium-dependent lysophosphatidylcholine symporter 1; amino-acid sequence: MAGGGGAERARAGGLLPPARCQARCRESRERLSVCSKLCYAVGGAPYQITGCALGFFLQIYLLDVAQLDPFSASIILFVGRAWDAVTDPMVGFFISKTSWTRFGRLMPWIIFSTPFAVISYFLIWFVPDISRGQVMWYLVFYCIFQTLVTCFHVPYSALTMFISREQSERDSATAYRMTVEVLGTVLGTAIQGQIVGKAVTPCIESPLFIGKANSSVAMEELNMTHDTGSLTDTRNAYMIAAGVIGGLYILCAVVLSVGVREKRESSELQSDEPVSFFQGLKLVMNHGAYIKLIAGFLFTSLAFMLLEGNFALFCTYTLGFRNEFQNVLLAIMLSATLTIPLWQWFLTRFGKKTAVYVGISSAIPFLIVVVLLDSNLIITYIVAVAAGISVAAAFLLPWSMLPDVIDDFKLQHPDSHGHEAIFFSFYVFFTKFTSGVSLGISTLSLDFAGYQTRGCSQPSDVNFTLKMLVSAVPVGLILLGLLLFKLYPIDEEKRRKNKKALQELREESNSSSESDNTELASIV